The genomic segment TCTTCAATCATCAATAATCAGGAAAAACAATCAATCAACAATCAAAGTGCAGTTGCCGAAAATTCTAAAAAAGAAAATGTAGACCAATTATTAGAAACGGCCGAGAATAAAGTTTTAGCAGAAAATCCGGTAAAAAAAGCAAAAGTAAGAGTAAATGCAGCCGATTTGCTTAATCAGGTCGATGGTGAACTTGAACTTTCGTTTCGGGAAAAAGTAATCACAAAAGTCAATAAAAACTACCAAACGGTAAAAGTTGCTTTAGCGAATAGAAATCAGCAGGAGTAAGGCTAGATTTTTAGAAGCAGGAAGCAGGAAGCAGGAAGTAAGAAGCAAGAAGAAAGAAGAAAGAAAAAAGAGAGCAAGAATAAAAAATATAGATTTAAAGTTCCGAAGGAACGATCCATATCGTAGCGCCGGATTTTAATCCGGGGGGAGATAGAATTCACAATTAACCATTCACAATTAACCATTCACAATTAACCATTCACAATTAAAAAATATCATCAATCACAATCAATAAAAAAAATCAATCATGAAAAATTTTACCATTTACCTCGTAATCCTCGTTTTCTTATTTGTAAGCAAAGTTCTGGGACAAGAAACTTTCGAATCTGAAACAAAAAGAATAGCCAATAAAATTGAGAAGATTACAAAAGAAGAAAAAGAAGCTTTAAAGGAAGAAGTTGAAGCAGTAAATGTTCAGTTATCAGAAGGAAAAATTACACAGGAACAGGCCGATAAGCGTAAAAAAGAATTGGCAGAAGCTAGAGCAGTAATTATGGAAGAGAAAATTACTTTGGCTCAAAACGAACTAAACGATTTAGTGCAGAAAAAAGTCGACGGAAAAATCAAAGAAGATTCTTCGAGAGTGTATATGATTCGCTGGAAATCTCCAAAACAGCATAAAGATTCTATTCATGGCGAAAAAAGAACAACATCGCAGTTTGTGTTTGCGATGGGTTTAAACAACACTATGGTCGACGGAAAACTACAGGATTCAAATTATAGTTTTATAGGCTCGCATTTCTACGAATGGGGTTTTACCTATAATTCAAGATTAATGAAAAACGACAATCTGCTTCATGCAAAATACGGACTTTCATTAATGTATAATAACATTCGAGCAACAGATAACAGAAGTTTTGTTGTAAACGGCGATCAGACAGACCTTGAAGTAAATCCGGTACATTTAACAGAATCTCGTTTTAGAAATGTGTATTTGGTGCTTCCGGTACATTTAGAATTTGATTTTACAAGACCGATAGAAAAAAATGGGAAAACCTATTTTAAAACACATAAAAGTTTTCGTTTTGGAGTGGGTGGTTATGCCGGAATCAACGTAAAATCAAAGCAAATTTTGAAGTTTGAAGAAGATGATTTAAAATACAAAACGAGAATAAAAGGCGATTATAATGTAAATAATTTTATTTACGGTTTGAGTTCTTACATTGGTTACAGAGATGTGAGTTTGTATCTTAAATACGATCTGAATCCGTTGTTTCAGGATAATTTAGTGAAAGAGAATAATATTTCTTTAGGATTACGTTTCGATTTAAATTAAAAATAAAGTTGAGTTTAGTAAGTAGAAAAAGTGCTTCGAAAGAGGCACTTTTTTTTGTAAATTCAGGTTTGATTTGTGTACTTTTACAGGCTCTAATTTTTAAAAAATAATCTAACGTTTTGATTTCACAAAGTACCATAGACGCCGTTTTTGAAACTGCTCGAGTAGAGGAGGTTATTGGCGATTTTGTTAATTTAAAGCGTGCAGGAAGTAACTTTAAAGGATTAAGCCCGTTTTCAGATGAGCGCTCGCCTTCTTTTATGGTATCTCCTGCAAAAGGTATCTGGAAAGATTTTAGTTCCGGAAAAGGAGGAAATTCCGTTGCCTTTTTGATGGAACATTCCCATTTTACATATCCCGAAGCTATTCGTTATTTAGCTAAAAAATACAATATCGAAATTGAGGAAACCGAGCAGACAGAGGCTGAAAAAGCCATAACAGATGTTCGTGAAAGTATGTATCTGGTTTCAGAATTTGCGGCGAAGTATTTTCAGGATGTTTTAATTAATTCTGAAGAAGGAAAAGCAATTGGTTTATCTTACTTTAAAGAAAGAGGATTTACAAATGAAACCATCAAAAAATTTGCTTTAGGATATTCTCCTGAAACCTGGGATGCTTTAACAAAAGAAGCTCTGGGAAAAGGATATAAGCTGGAATTTCTGGAAAGCACAGGTTTAACCATTGCGAGAGAAGATCGTCCTTTTGACCGTTTTAAAGGGCGTGTAATGTTCCCTATTCACAGTATGTCGGGACGTGTTTTGGGTTTTGGAGGACGTATTTTAACCAACGATAAAAAAGCAGCAAAATACCTCAATTCACCAGAAAGTGATATTTACCATAAAAGCAGAGTACTTTACGGAATTTTTCAGGCAAAGCAGGCTATAGCCAAACAAAATAATTGTTATCTCGTTGAAGGTTACACCGATGTAATTCAGTTTAATCAGGCCGGAATCGAAAATGTAGTTGCTTCTTCGGGAACAGCTTTAACACCAGATCAAATCCGATTAGTAAATCGTTTAACGCGAAATATTACCGTACTTTTTGATGGAGATGCTGCCGGACTTCGTGCTTCTATTCGAGGTATCGATTTAATTCTGGAAGAAGGAATGAACGTTAGAGTTTGTGCTTTCCCCGATGGAGAAGATCCGGATAGTTTTGCCAGAAAAAATTCGCATGACGATTTAGTGCGGTATTTAGAAGAAAACAGTAAAGATTTTATACAGTTTAAAGCTTCTATTTTGATGGGAGAAGCCAAAAACGATCCTATAAAAAAAGCCGATTTAATCCGAGATATGGTTGCCAGTATTTCGAAAATACCGGACAGAATTCAGCGCGAAGTTTATATTCAGGAATGTGCCCGAATTATGGATATTTCTGAACAAGTTTTAGTAAGTACGCTGGCACAGCTGATTCAAAAAGATCTTTCTGAAGCAAATAAAAGACAAAAACAGGAACAAAAACCTTTTGAGGTTGTTAGAAACCAGCCTTCAAAACAAGCCAATTATTCAGGAGGAGATCCGGAAGATCCGCGAACCGGGCCGCCCGAGGATTATTATCCTGGTGATATGGGACATCAGCAAGGACCTGAAAAAGTAGATATTTTATACGGTTTCGAAAGAAAGATTATCGAAATACTATTGTTGTACGGAAATGTTTTAGAAGACTTTGAAGATGTTTTCTTAAAAGCAGATGAAGAAGGGAATGTAAAAGAGGTTTCTGAAAAAAGAAAATATAAGGTTTACGAGAAAATTTATCTAAGTCTGCAGGAAGACGAGGTAGAACTATCAAATCAATTATTTCAGAATATTTTTAATGGATTAATTGATTTTTATAATCAAAATGAAACGTTTAGTTTAGATAAATATCTAATGCATTTACAGCCTGAATTTGCTCAGGAAGTAACCAATATTCTGATGGAAGACGAAAAAGTAACCATTCATAATTGGGAAGGACAAAATATTTATCCGAAACATAAAAACGTAACTATTGAGCAAAATGTTTCTGATACAATTTTTTCCATGAGATGGTTTTTGGTTTCAAAACTGATTCATGAATTGAAAAACACACTGATTACAGATCCTCAGGAAGATAATTCAGAATTGTTATCGATGGTGGTTGATTATTCGAAACTATTGAATAATTTCTCTAAAAAGCTCGGAAGGGTAGTAGTGCCTTACCATGGCGGGTAAAAATCAAAAAGCTCTATACTGATTAACAATATAGAGCTTTTTTTATGGTTGATGATTCTGCCCAAGCAAATCAAATTCCCATCAAATTAATTAGATAATTTCTAAAGTTTTAGCTTTGTTAACTAAGTCAACTAAGTTAGTAACGTTTAATTTCGTTAATAATCTTAGTTTGTAAGTACTGATCGTTTTTTCGTTCAGACTTAAGATTTTAGAAATCTCGTTGTTTTTCTTACCATCACTTAAATAACGTAAAACCTCGATTTCACGGTTAGAAAGTTTTCTGTACAAACGTTCGCTCTTGCTTTGTTTAGCAATAAGGGCCATGTTTTTGCGAACTGTTTCGTTGATGATAATTTTTCCTTCGTGTACTTTAATAATAGAAAGACCTAAAGTTTCAAGTTTTTCTGTTTTGTGTACATACCCAGATACTCCAGCTTTAATAGCATTTGGAGCATACATTTGCTCAGCTAGGTCACTGAAAATTACAATTTTTGTCTTTGGGAAATTTTTCAAGATTGATTTTACTTCGAAGATACTTGAAAGACCTTCTAATTCTAAATCTAAGATTAGAATATCGATCTCCTTCGTTTGAAGAATATCTCTAACCATTGAAAAATTGCCTACGTTGGCAACAATTGAAATTTGATCGTGGTCTTTGAAATAAGACTTAACGCCAAAGTGAGTCACAGGATGATTGTCTGCAAGACATACTTTAATCATAATTTTACCTTTTTAGAATTGTTATCATGTTTTTGGAGCTGTAAAATTAATAAATAAATTCTGTAATTAATTATTGACAAATGTTAAAAAAATTATTTTAACGTTTTTGGGATCAAACAAACGGGTATTGCTTCCATTTTATGCTTGTTGCTGGTGTTTAATCTTTTATAAATTTCAAAGACAGATTTTTCTCTCCCATTAAAGTCATCTGCTGATTTTCCTGACTCTGCGGCAATCATTGCCCATTCAAGTTCGTCATAACTAGCGCCTAATTGATCTTCATCGGTTCTGTTATCTCCAAAAAGTCCGTCAGTTGGAGCAGCTGTTAAAATTGATTCCGGAACTGTTAAATACTCTCCTAAAGCATAAACATCAGATTTCATTAAATCGGCAATTGGACTTAAGTCGACACCTCCATCACCATATTTTGTGTAGAATCCTACACCGAAATCTTCTACCTTATTCCCTGTTCCGGCCACTAAAAGCCCGTGAATTCCAGCTAGATAGTATAAAGAAGTCATTCTTAATCGTGCTCTTGTGTTGGCTAGCGATAAATTAACTTTTGTTGAATCTTTTGAAGTAGGCACAGCTGCTTTAAAAGCCTCAAAAGTGTCAGTTAAATCAGTCTTAACACTTGAGACATTTGAAAAACGTTTTTTTAGCTGCTCAATATGTTCTCTTCCTCTTGATACCTGACTTTCAGCTTGATGTATCGGCATTTCAACGCATAAAACTTGCAAACCGGTCTGCGCACACAAGGTAGAAGTCACTGCTGAGTCAATTCCACCTGAGATTCCGATTACAAAACCATTTACTTTTGCATTAGCCGCATAGTTTTTTAACCATTCAACAATATGTGTATTTACTTTTTCTGTCTGAATTGTGCTTTTTTTAGCCATAATAGTTCAAGTTTTAAGATGGAGGGATGTATATTTGCAGAATTATTTTTTTAAGTAAAAAAATACCTAAAAATCCAGCAACACAAATCTAAATAAAATAAAATGAAAATGTATCGCTTTGTAGTGGTTCTGTGCTTGTTTTTTTTGTCTTGTGACCAAAAAACAAAGGTTGAAAAAGAAGTAGAAGAAATTCCGGTTGATATTAAAGTTGAACGCTTTGATAAAGCGTTTTTTGAAACCAAACCTGAAGATCTTTCTAAATTAAAAAAACAATATCCATACTTTTTTCCTGGAAATGATGATAATATCTGGCTTCAAAAAATGAAAGAGCCAATTTGGAGAGAAGTCTACGAAGAAGTACAAAAAAAATACAGCAACTTTGAGCCTGTTCGCGAAGAATTCAATGAACTTTTTAAACACGTAAAATATTATTTCCCAAAAACTAAAACTCCAAAAGTAGTTACTGTAATTGGAGAAATGGACTATAATGCAAAGGCAATTTATGCAGACAGTCTGGTTGTGGTTGCTTTGGAGTTGTATTTAGGCAAAGATCATAAGTTTTATGAGTTTCCTAATTATATAAAATACAATTTTGAAGAAAGACAAATTATGCCGGATGTGGTTTCGAGTTTTACATACAGAAACATCCCGGCTTTTCCTGATAAAAATTTAGTTTCACAAATGATTTTTGAAGGGAAACAGCTGTATGCAAAAGATTTGCTTTTGCCAAATTATACAGATGCAGAAAAAATGGGATATACGCCCGAACAAATAAAATGGTGTGAAGAAAATGAAAGCTATATGTGGCGATATTTTCTTGAAAATGAAATGTTGTATAGTTTAGATCCTAAACTTACAACCCGATTTATAGCACCTGCTCCATTCTCTAAATTTTATTTAGAAATAGATAATGATTCTCCGGGAAGGGTTGGGGCCTGGATAGGCTGGCAGATTGTTCGTTCGTACATGAAGAATAACAATGTATCGCTGTCGGAATTATTAAAAGTAAACGCAAAAGAAATTTTCGAAAAGTCAAAATATAAACCTAAGAAATAATGTCAAATACTATAAAATCAGAAATTAAATTCAACGTTGAATTAGACGAAAACCGTGTTCCGGAAAAATTAACATGGAGCGCTCAAGATGGCGGTGTTGCCGAAGAAGAAGCAAAAGCGATCATGTTGTCAATATGGGACAGTAAAGCGCAGGAAACAATGCGTATTGATTTGTGGACAAAAGATATGCCTGTAGATGAAATGAAAGTTTTCTTTCACCAAACTTTAGTGGCTATGGCTGATACTTTTAAACGAGCAACAGATGACGAAAAAATGTCGGATACAATGAAGGACTTCTGTGATTACTTTGCAGAAAAACTGGAACTTGCGAAGTAAGTTTTTTTAAATTTCAAAATAAATAAAAATTCCAAATTCCAATATTTGAGAATGAATATTTATAAAAAAATCCCAAACTCCAATTTAAAATGGAATTTGGGATTTTTTATATTTTAAAATTTGATTTTTACCTTGGGATTTGGAATTTGAAGCATTGGAAATTTAACTCTAAAATTCCGAGTTATTTTTAAAAACTTCCTGATTTACTTCGTCTATATAAGACAAAAGTTCTTCTTTTCCGATTGATTCTGTAGATGAGGTTACAAAATACTGAGGCATTTCGGCCCAATTGTTGGCAAACATTTGTTTGCGATAAGCGGCAATATGGGAGTCAATTTTTCCTTTACTGATTTTATCTGCTTTGGTAAAAATAATACAAAACGGAATTTCGCTTTCGCCCATATATGACATGAATTCAATGTCAATTTTTTGAGCTTCATGACGAATATCAATCAAAACAAAAGCGCACACTAATTGTTCTCTGTTTTCAAAATAATCAGTAATGAACTGTTGGAAGACTGATTTTGTTTTTTTTGAAACTTTAGCATAACCATAACCCGGTAAATCGACCAAAAACCAGTTATTATTGATTTTAAAATGATTTATCAATTGTGTTTTTCCCGGTTTTGCCGATGTTTTGGCTAAGTTTTTATTATTGGTAATCATATTTATTAATGATGATTTACCAACGTTGGATCTGCCTATAAATGCATATTCCGGAAGAAAATCTTTCGGGCATTTTGATGCATCAGAATTACTGACAATAAATTCGGCGGTATTAATTTTCATGTTTTTTCGGGTTTTAAAACCTCAAATATCAAAAGTTAGATGCTATAAATTCTTTTCGGTAAGCCATTTTTCAAGAATTTCATTAAATTCCTGAGGATGTTCCATCATAGCAGCATGTCCACATTTGTCAATCCAATACAAAGTTGAATTTGGCAATAAAGTATTAAATTCTTCAGCAACATTTGGGGGTGTTACAGTATCATTTTTACCCCAAATAATACAGGTTTCAACTGTCATTTTTGGTAAATCTTTTGCCATATTATGACGAATTGCACTTTTGGCAATAGTCAGCGTTTTAATTAATTTGATACGATCATTTGCCGTTGCATACACTTCGTCGATAAGATCCGGAGTTGCAATTTTTGGGTCATAAAATACAGCTTCAGCTTTTGTTTTGATGTATTCGTAATCGCCTCTTCTTGGATAGCTGTCTCCCATTGCGCTTTCGTAAAGTCCAGAACTTCCTGTAATTACAAGTCCGGCAACTTTTTCTGGATAAAGTTTTGTATGGTACAAAGCAATGTGTCCTCCAAGAGAGTTTCCTAGAAGAATAACCTTGTCAAATCCTTTGTAAGTGATAAAGTCTTTTACGTATTTCGCAAAACTTTTTACGTTTGTTTTTAAAATGCTTTGAGTGTATATTGGCAAGTCCGGGATTACAACTTTGTATCCTTTCGCTGGGAAATATTGCGCTACACCATCAAAGTTACTAAGACCTCCCATTAATCCATGTAAAATAACAATTGGAGTTCCTTCGCCAGCTTCAAAATAGCTGTATTTGCCTTCTTTTTTGTAGTTTTTGTCCATCTAGTTTTATGCCAATTTCAATTTCGACAAATATAGGGTTTAATAAATAAAAATGAATTTTTGCTGCGATTTTTTAACTACATAATTTTAGTAGAACTTATAAGTGGTTAAAAATCAGGTTTTAGAATGTTTTTTACTACATTATGAATATGTTAAATTCATTGCATAATAATTACTTTTTTAAGGAAAATACTATTTATTTTTCGTAATTGTTAAAAGAATTGATCTTCGAACTGATTAATATCTAAAGTATTGATTTGGTTATAATTAAACAAGGTGGTAGAAAAGTGGTTAAACTTATTAACAAAGTGGTATTTAGTGGTAATATGTGGTAATTTTTTTTATATTTTTGCTGTATAACATGTTAAGTAGTTTTTCTTGAATTCAATTGTAGGGACATACGAGTGTAAAGTCGATGCAAAAGGGCGGTTAATGATACCTGCACCTTTAAAAAAGCAGCTGGCGACCTCTCTTCAGGACGGTTTTGTCCTGAAGCGCTCTGTTTTTCAACAATGTCTTGAATTGTATCCAATGGATGAATGGAATTTGATGATGGCGAAAATTAACAAGTTGAACCGTTTTGTGAAGAAGAACAATGATTTCATTCGCAGATTTACTGCCGGCGTAAAAGTGGTAGAGATTGATGCATTAGGAAGATTGCTTGTTCCAAAAGATTTGGTGACTTTTTCAGGTATTTCTAAAGATGTTGTATTCTCATCTGCGGTTAATATTGTGGAAATTTGGGATAAAGATTTATATGAAAAATCAATAAGCGGCGAAGATATGGATTTTGCTGATTTAGCCGAGGAAGTAATGGGAAATATTAATGACGACGACAATGGAATATCATAATCCGGTTTTACTTCATCCAACGGTTGATGGTTTAGATATTAAACCAGACGGCATTTATGTAGATGTTACGTTTGGCGGCGGCGGACACTCAAAAGAAATTTTGAGACGATTAGGGCCAAACGGAAAGCTGTTTGCTTTTGATCAGGACGAAGATGCATTGGCAAATGCACTGCCAGACGAAAGATTTACGCTGATTAATGAGAATTTTAGATTCATAAAAAGGTTTCTTCGTTTTCACGGTGTAAAAGCGGTTGACGGAATTCTGGCAGATTTAGGGGTTTCATCACATCAGTTTGATGTTCCTGAAAGAGGTTTTTCAACCCGATTTGATGCTGAACTCGATATGCGGATGAGTCAGAAAAATGATTTGAATGCCTTTCGTGTAGTTAACGAATATGAAGAACAGGATTTACGTCGTGTTTTTTTTGATTATGGGGAGTTGAAAAACGCACCGGTTTTGGCAAGAACAATTGTTGAAGCAAGAAGAGATTACCCAATCAAAACGACAGATGAACTGAAAGAAGTTTTAAAAAGATATTTACCGGAGAAAGTTCGAAATAAAATATTGGCTCAGATTTATCAGGCCATTCGAATTGAGGTAAATCAGGAAATGGATGTTTTGAAAGAATTTATTGAACAGTCTCTTGAAATTTTGAAACCAGGAGGAAGATTTTCAGTAATATCATATCATTCTCTTGAAGACAGACTGGTAAAAAGATTTATTAAAAACGGAATGTTTGAAGGTGAACCAGAAAGAGATTTTTACGGAAACTATTCAGTACCGTTTAAAACTATTGGAAAACTGATTGTTCCGGACGACGAAGAAATCAAAATCAACAATAGAGCAAGAAGTGCCAAATTGAGAATTGCTGAGAAGCTATAATATATATAGGTAGAAAAAATGAAAAGCGGAGTATTTAGCATATTAAAAGCAAGATTTTTAATAAACGATGATGCAGTAAAAAACTGGCGGTTTATTGTTTTTATAATTCTGCTGGCGATTTTAATGATTGCAAATACACAGCGATACGAGCAAAAGGTTTTTGAAATCGCAAAATTAAATAATGAAGTAAAAGAGCTCAGATCTGAATTTGTAGACCGACGCTCTGAACTGATGAAATTAAAAATGGAATCAACGATATCAGATAAGATGCAGGAAAAACAAATTTTTCCATCGACAGTTCCACCAATAAAAATAGAAGTTAAAAAAGAAGAAGAAAAAAGTTTCTTTAAAAGAATATGGCAGTAGACGATAAACATATATCCTACAGAATTTACCTCGTAGCAATTTTCATCTTTTTGATGGCAATTGCTATTGTCGTTAAATTAACTAATATTCAATGGGTTGAAGGAGATCATTACAGACAACTGGCAAAACAGCGTACAGTTAGAAATTTTGTAATTCCGGCCAATAAAGGAAATATTTATTCAGCAGATGGAAGTTTACTGGCAACATCAATTCCAAATTATGAGATTCGTTTTGATGCAAAAGCGCCAAAGCAAGAAACTTTTGAAAAATATGTAAAACAATTGTCTGATTCTTTAGAAACAGTTTTAGACAGACCATCTGGTTATTACGAAAAAGAATTAAGAAAAGCGAGAACAAATAAAAATCGATATTATTTAATCGCCCGCAATTTAAGCTATACAGAATACATGAAAATCAAAGGATTTCCATTATTCAAATTAGGAGCTTTTAAAGGCGGAATTATCGTTGAGCAAGAGACAGTTAGAAAACACCCAATTGGTAAAATTGCAGAAAGAACCATTGGTTACGATCGTATCGATCCAGCTACAGGAATAGAAGTAGGAAAAGGAATAGAGTGGGCTTTTAAAAGTTACCTAAACGGAAAAGACGGTAAAATTTTAAAGCAAAAAATTGCAAAAGGACAATGGAAACCCATTCGTGATGTAAACGAAGTAGATCCAATTGACGGTTACGATGTAATTTCTACAATTGATGTTTTTATTCAGGATATTGCGCACCACGCTCTTTTAAAACAATTAGAAGATTACGAAGCAGATCACGGCTGCGTTGTAGTTATGGAAACAGAAACAGGTTACGTAAAAGCCATTTCTAATTTAGGAAGAGCAGAAGACGGATCATATTACGAAACAACAAATTATGCCATTGCTGAATCTCACGAACCGGGATCGACTTTTAAACTAGTCGATTTAATGGCCATTTTAGAAGATAAAGTAGCAGATACAAGTACGGTTTATGACAGCCACGGCGGTGTTGTTAAATATTACGGAAGATCTGTTCGTGATTCGCATAATGGGGGCTATGGGAAAGTTTCATTAGCACGCGGATTCGAACTTTCGTCAAATACTGTAATGGTTCAGGCAGTTTATAATAATTACAAAAGCAACCCGTCAAAATTTGTAAATCATATTAAAAATTTTGGTTTAGATAAAACTTTAGGATTACATTTTAAAGGAGAAGGTAGGCCGATTATCCCGCATCCGGGAGATAAAAGCTGGTCAGGAACTTCACTCCCTTGGATGGCTTTTGGATACGAAGTTTCAGTTACACCAATGCAGACACTGGCATTTTACAATTCAGTTGCTAATAATGGTGTAATGGTGAAGCCGCAATTTGTATCAGAAGTTAAAGAATGGAATAAAACCATTAAAAAATTTGATACAGAAGTTATTAATCCGAGAATTTGTTCGCCTGAAACGCTTAAAAAAATTAGAGCAGTTTTATTGAATGTAGTTAAAAAAGGAACAGCATCTAAATTGTATTCGAAAGATTTTTCGATGGCAGGAAAAACAGGAACAGCTCAGATGAATTATGGAGGAAAAGAAGGGAAATCAGCATTGTATTATGCGTCTTCATTCGTAGGATATTTTCCGGCAGATCATCCAAAATATTCATGTATTGTAGTGGTACATAAACCAAATACATCAAAAAATAATTATTACGGAGCAGACGTGGCAGGGCCGGTTTTTAAAAGAATTGCCCAAAAAATATTTACAGATGCGCCATCAACAAATAAAATAAAACAACTGGATTCTAAGATTCCAAAACAAGAAATCAGTTATGATAAGTTTGATAAAGAATCAAACAAAAAATTAAATCAAATTCCTAATTTAAAAGGAATGCCGGGAATGGATGCCATTGCTTTACTGGAAAATTTAGGTTTAAAAGTAAAAGTAAATGGAGTAGGGAAAGTAAAAAATCAGTCAATTCAGGCTGGTCAGAGTATTATTAAAAACACAACTATAGTATTAGAATTATCGTGAAAATACTAAAAGACATATTATATAAAGTGGCTATTGAATCTGTAACTGGTTCAACAGATATCAATATCCAAAAAATAGAATTTGATTCACGAAAAGTAGAAGCAAATGATATTTTCGTGGCAATCAGAGGTTCGCTTTCTGATGGACACGATTATATAGAAAAAGCGATTCAACTTGGTGCAAAAGCTATTATTTGTGATACACTTCCTGAAAATATTCAGAAAGAGGTTACTTATATTCAGGTAAAAGATACTAATGCGGCGCTTGCTTTTATGGCGGCTAATTATTTTGGAGATCCTTCTGCAAAACTAAAATTAGTTGGAGTAACAGGAACAAACGGAAAAACAACTATAGCATCATTGTTATTTCAGTTGTTTAAAAAAGCAGGATTTAAAGTGGGGTTATTATCAACTGTAAAAATAATGGTTGATGAAACAGAGTATCCGGCAACGCACACAACACCAGATTCAATTACCATTAATCATTATTTAAATGAAATGATCGAAGCTGGAGTTACGCATTGTTTTATGGAGGTAAGTTCACACGGAATCCATCAAAAACGTACAGAAGCTTTGCATTTTGTGGGCGGAATTTTTACGAATCTTTCGCACGATCATTTAGATTACCATGCCACTTTTGCTGAATACAGAGATGTAAAAAAATCATTTTTTGATTCGCTGCCAAAAACGGCTTTTGCGTTATCAAATATTGATGATAAAAACGGAACTGTAATGCTTCAAAATACTGTGGCAAGAAAGTTTACGTATGCTCTGAAATCGTATGCTGATTTTAAAGCTACAATTTTAGAAAGCCAATTATCGGGTTTATTATTAAAAATTAATGATAACGAAGTTTGGGTGAAACTGATTGGTACTTTTAATGCTTACAATGTTTTAGCAATTTACGGAACAGCTGTTGAGTTAGGACTGGATAGCCTTGAGGCGTTGCGTTTATTGTCTGATTTAGAAAGTGTTTCAGGTCGTTTTCAATATATCGTATCAGATGGTGGAATTACAGCTGTTGTAGATTATGCACATACTCCTGATGCTTTAGAAAATGTTTTAAAAAC from the Flavobacterium sp. genome contains:
- a CDS encoding division/cell wall cluster transcriptional repressor MraZ — protein: MNSIVGTYECKVDAKGRLMIPAPLKKQLATSLQDGFVLKRSVFQQCLELYPMDEWNLMMAKINKLNRFVKKNNDFIRRFTAGVKVVEIDALGRLLVPKDLVTFSGISKDVVFSSAVNIVEIWDKDLYEKSISGEDMDFADLAEEVMGNINDDDNGIS
- the rsmH gene encoding 16S rRNA (cytosine(1402)-N(4))-methyltransferase RsmH, with product MTTTMEYHNPVLLHPTVDGLDIKPDGIYVDVTFGGGGHSKEILRRLGPNGKLFAFDQDEDALANALPDERFTLINENFRFIKRFLRFHGVKAVDGILADLGVSSHQFDVPERGFSTRFDAELDMRMSQKNDLNAFRVVNEYEEQDLRRVFFDYGELKNAPVLARTIVEARRDYPIKTTDELKEVLKRYLPEKVRNKILAQIYQAIRIEVNQEMDVLKEFIEQSLEILKPGGRFSVISYHSLEDRLVKRFIKNGMFEGEPERDFYGNYSVPFKTIGKLIVPDDEEIKINNRARSAKLRIAEKL
- a CDS encoding FtsL-like putative cell division protein; translation: MKSGVFSILKARFLINDDAVKNWRFIVFIILLAILMIANTQRYEQKVFEIAKLNNEVKELRSEFVDRRSELMKLKMESTISDKMQEKQIFPSTVPPIKIEVKKEEEKSFFKRIWQ
- a CDS encoding penicillin-binding protein encodes the protein MAVDDKHISYRIYLVAIFIFLMAIAIVVKLTNIQWVEGDHYRQLAKQRTVRNFVIPANKGNIYSADGSLLATSIPNYEIRFDAKAPKQETFEKYVKQLSDSLETVLDRPSGYYEKELRKARTNKNRYYLIARNLSYTEYMKIKGFPLFKLGAFKGGIIVEQETVRKHPIGKIAERTIGYDRIDPATGIEVGKGIEWAFKSYLNGKDGKILKQKIAKGQWKPIRDVNEVDPIDGYDVISTIDVFIQDIAHHALLKQLEDYEADHGCVVVMETETGYVKAISNLGRAEDGSYYETTNYAIAESHEPGSTFKLVDLMAILEDKVADTSTVYDSHGGVVKYYGRSVRDSHNGGYGKVSLARGFELSSNTVMVQAVYNNYKSNPSKFVNHIKNFGLDKTLGLHFKGEGRPIIPHPGDKSWSGTSLPWMAFGYEVSVTPMQTLAFYNSVANNGVMVKPQFVSEVKEWNKTIKKFDTEVINPRICSPETLKKIRAVLLNVVKKGTASKLYSKDFSMAGKTGTAQMNYGGKEGKSALYYASSFVGYFPADHPKYSCIVVVHKPNTSKNNYYGADVAGPVFKRIAQKIFTDAPSTNKIKQLDSKIPKQEISYDKFDKESNKKLNQIPNLKGMPGMDAIALLENLGLKVKVNGVGKVKNQSIQAGQSIIKNTTIVLELS
- a CDS encoding UDP-N-acetylmuramoyl-L-alanyl-D-glutamate--2,6-diaminopimelate ligase, with the translated sequence MKILKDILYKVAIESVTGSTDINIQKIEFDSRKVEANDIFVAIRGSLSDGHDYIEKAIQLGAKAIICDTLPENIQKEVTYIQVKDTNAALAFMAANYFGDPSAKLKLVGVTGTNGKTTIASLLFQLFKKAGFKVGLLSTVKIMVDETEYPATHTTPDSITINHYLNEMIEAGVTHCFMEVSSHGIHQKRTEALHFVGGIFTNLSHDHLDYHATFAEYRDVKKSFFDSLPKTAFALSNIDDKNGTVMLQNTVARKFTYALKSYADFKATILESQLSGLLLKINDNEVWVKLIGTFNAYNVLAIYGTAVELGLDSLEALRLLSDLESVSGRFQYIVSDGGITAVVDYAHTPDALENVLKTINDIRTKNEQLITVVGCGGNRDKTKRPIMAKIATDLSDKAILTSDNPRNEDPEVILDEMEQGVEAHNYKKILRITDRKQAIKTACQLAQPNDIILIAGKGHETYQEINGVRHHFDDMETVKEILDQLNK